CCAGGGCCGCGTACGGCTTGGCGCTGCTGGCGACGAAGGCGGGCGGGGCGGCGCTTGCGATCGTGCTCGCATGCGCGTGCATGTGTGCGGGCATGAACGGCATGTCCTGGGCGGCGCAGGCGCCGGCCCACAGGCAGGCGGCAAGCAAATACATCGGTTTCAAACGGGTCCCTCCAGTTGTTCGTAGACGGCGGTCGCGACGCGCGCGAGTTCGCCCTTGTCGATGCCGGCCGACAGCGCATAGCCGAATTTGCCGTCGATCCAGTAAAACACGTTGACCGGGCCTTCCTTGGCGAACCGGAAGCCCGTGTCCTTGTTCTGCGCCTGCTCGGTCGAGACGTACAACGTCAGGCGCTGGCCGGCGCCGTCGTGGTACATGAATTGCGCCACCGGCCCGCTGGCGCCGGGCAGCAGGCGCCCCCGATCAGTTCGTAGCCGAGCTTGCCGAGGTGCGGTGGATGGATTTTGCTGCCCAGGCGCTTGGACAGCCATGCCACCAGCTGGTCTTCCTGGTCGGCGCCGACTTCCACCGGGCGCCGCACGTCCGGGCTGTAGACCACGTGGGCGATGGCAGCCTGGTGTGCCAGGCCCGAGAATGCCGGCTGGGGGAAGGG
This portion of the Massilia forsythiae genome encodes:
- a CDS encoding anti-sigma factor family protein yields the protein MYHDGAGQRLTLYVSTEQAQNKDTGFRFAKEGPVNVFYWIDGKFGYALSAGIDKGELARVATAVYEQLEGPV